Below is a window of Nocardioides oleivorans DNA.
ACCCAGGGTGAGCAAACGACCGACGATGCCGCCCTCGTCGTCCTCGAAGTCGAGGTAGAGCACGTGGTTGAGCGCGTCGAGCTCGTCGAGGACCGCGGACATCGCGAGCCAGGTCTTGCCGCCCTCGGACTCGCTCGAGATGGTGTGCACCTTGCCGGGGTAGAACATGCCGGCGCCGTCGGTCCTGCGTCCTACGGTCGGCTCGACGGGCTGCCAGCGACCAGAGAGGACGTCGTCGAGGTCGACTGGCTGCCATGACCTACGGAACACAGGTGATCGCTGGACACCATCAAGTGCCCCTGACGCCTCTAGCGCGCGGACGACGTCGGGGTGGGCAGCACTGAGACATTCCTCGAGTTCACCTTGGGCGATGATGGCGCTGAGGCTCTCGGGGCTCGGACGGTAGTACGGGTCGGCCCAGACGTCGTGCCAGCTCACGCATCACCCCACGGTCCTCGGCCATGGAGGGCGTCCGTCCATGCCGACACCGCTCCGGGCGTGCCGTGCACGTCAAGGTGGAGCGTGGGGATGTACTCGCGGTAGTGGTGGATCTCGGGCGTCACTGACCGTCGGTCGCCGACGAACAGGATCACGCGAGCACCCGGCTCCACGGCGTACAGGGATGTGACGACACGCCGATCGGCGTCGCGATCATCGCGCTCGAGATCGCAGTAGACCGTCGCAGAGATCACTCGCCACCACCACGACGGGCAGCGGCCATGAACAGCTCGTAGCCGGCCATGTCGCCCTTGGCCTTCGCTTCGGCCGCGAGGATGAGAGCGCGGTCCGTGGGGATGCCCTTGGCCCTGTCCGCGGCCTTGACCGCCGCAGTCGCGGTCGGATCCGCGTTGGTGTATCGCTTCACTCGCCGACCGCCTTGGCGAAGAGGCTGTCGATGTACTCCTGCACGTCGGTGCGCCTGTAGACGAGGTGTCGCCCCATTCGCCCACTGGTGGGACCGGTGCCCTGCGCGCGCCAGTACCTCAGCGTGTTTTCGCTGACGCCGAGCCAACTTGCCACGGCGTCGATGCGGAGAAGCTCGTCCATGCTCTACAACTCCTTGTTGGTGGTCACCTATGAAACGATGTTTGCATGAGTGACCCGTGGTGGGCAAGCACGGTGTAGACACACGCCAACAAAACGTTGTACGGTCGCGGAGTGACGGACATCGACGGAAACCCGCTGAGCCCCTGGGAGCGGAACTTCATCGTTCACATGGCTCGCCTGCGCGAATCCCATGGCATGACGCAGACCGACCTGGCGAAGCGGCTCCAGCCCTACGGCCTCAAGTTCCACCAGCAGACGATTCAACGTGTCGAAGCTGGCGAGCGGCCGGTGCGGCTGAACGAGGCCCACATCATCGCGAGGGTCCTGGAGTCAGATCTGAACGTCATGACCACCGATGTCGGCTCTAGCGATGCGTCTATCCGATACGCCGTGGCCGCATGCAGGACCAAGGGTGAGTCGCTGTTCTACAACCTGACCGAGGACATGAACTCGTGGCTCGACGAGTTCGACCAGCTCGCCCTCTTGATCGCGGAGCGCGACCTCTCTACCGAGCTGTCAGAGGGAACAGTCTGGGCTCTCGAATGGTGCTGGCGCATCCGGGAGGTCGCAGCGCACATGATGGACACTCGCGCGCAGCTCGGCGAGTTCGTCCTGGGCAAGTCCGACGCCGAATTGCAGGTCGAGGTACCGGCGTTCGATCTGGCTGGCGAGTGGATCGAAGTCCACCTCGACAAGACCCGTCACTTGGCGGAGATGACCCCCGCTGCGCTCATGGCGCTCTTGGAGCCCACGGATGGCTAGCATCAAGAAACGCCCCAATGGCCGGTGGCGCGCTCGCTACCGCGACGCCTCAGGCCGCGAGATTGCCAAGCACTTCGACCGCAAGGTTGACGGGCAGCAGTGGCTGGACGAGGTCACGGCATCCGTCGTCCGTGGTGACTACGTCGACCC
It encodes the following:
- a CDS encoding helix-turn-helix transcriptional regulator, with protein sequence MDELLRIDAVASWLGVSENTLRYWRAQGTGPTSGRMGRHLVYRRTDVQEYIDSLFAKAVGE
- a CDS encoding helix-turn-helix transcriptional regulator, whose protein sequence is MTDIDGNPLSPWERNFIVHMARLRESHGMTQTDLAKRLQPYGLKFHQQTIQRVEAGERPVRLNEAHIIARVLESDLNVMTTDVGSSDASIRYAVAACRTKGESLFYNLTEDMNSWLDEFDQLALLIAERDLSTELSEGTVWALEWCWRIREVAAHMMDTRAQLGEFVLGKSDAELQVEVPAFDLAGEWIEVHLDKTRHLAEMTPAALMALLEPTDG